The following proteins come from a genomic window of Nostoc sp. TCL26-01:
- a CDS encoding P-loop NTPase fold protein: MALDLERFYQACNPSRPLMVENATDRRYYIDFASVRGGKIIEALLRTITKISPASPTCQLFTGHLGCGKSTELLRLKAELEEQQFQVVYFESTHVLEMADVDVTDILLAIAGQVSENLEALKIRLKPSYFTKLFTEVVDFLQTPIDLGVEAELSVGIAKITAKTKESPQLRRRLRDYLEPRTQNILQSINQELLERANQELKAKGKKGLVVIVDNLDRVAIRPLPSGRSLPEYLFIERGEQLRKLNCHVVYTIPLALTFSNDSAELQHRLGGGVAPKVLPMIPVRLRSGEIFAQGLALMRQMVLARAFPDIATSDRLGLITEVFDSLETLDRLCLISGGHVRDLLGLLFDCLREQDPPFERECVELVIQRQRDYRANAIDTHEWDLIFQVVAQQKVRGDIEYHTLLRSLFVFEYRDHQGAWFAVNPVLAETQRFKSWLKDTQ, translated from the coding sequence ATGGCATTAGATTTAGAAAGATTTTATCAAGCTTGTAATCCCAGCCGACCTCTGATGGTGGAAAATGCCACCGATCGCCGTTATTATATCGATTTTGCCTCAGTACGGGGTGGTAAAATTATTGAGGCCCTGCTGCGGACAATTACGAAGATATCGCCAGCATCTCCGACTTGTCAGTTATTTACAGGACATCTTGGTTGTGGCAAATCTACAGAGTTATTACGACTCAAGGCTGAGTTAGAGGAGCAACAATTTCAGGTAGTCTATTTTGAGTCCACCCATGTCTTAGAAATGGCTGATGTGGATGTGACTGATATTTTACTGGCGATCGCTGGTCAAGTGAGCGAAAATTTAGAAGCTCTCAAAATCCGCCTCAAACCCAGTTACTTTACTAAATTGTTTACAGAGGTGGTGGATTTTCTGCAAACTCCTATTGACTTGGGTGTGGAAGCTGAGTTATCTGTAGGCATTGCTAAAATTACTGCCAAGACTAAAGAAAGTCCCCAGTTACGGCGGCGGTTGCGTGATTATCTCGAACCGCGTACACAGAATATTTTGCAGTCGATTAACCAAGAATTGCTCGAACGTGCTAACCAAGAACTCAAAGCTAAAGGTAAAAAGGGGTTAGTGGTAATTGTCGATAATTTAGATCGAGTGGCAATTCGCCCTTTACCATCGGGGCGATCGCTGCCAGAATATTTATTTATAGAACGGGGTGAGCAGTTACGGAAACTCAACTGTCATGTAGTTTATACTATTCCACTGGCCTTGACCTTCTCCAACGATAGCGCCGAATTGCAACATCGCTTGGGTGGTGGTGTCGCACCGAAGGTTTTACCCATGATACCTGTACGTCTGCGCTCTGGGGAAATTTTTGCTCAGGGATTGGCATTGATGCGGCAAATGGTGTTAGCTAGAGCTTTTCCTGACATTGCCACCAGCGATCGGTTAGGCTTAATTACAGAGGTGTTTGATAGTTTAGAAACACTAGATCGATTGTGCTTGATCAGTGGTGGTCATGTACGGGATTTGTTGGGGTTGCTGTTTGACTGTCTGCGAGAACAAGATCCACCCTTTGAAAGGGAGTGTGTCGAGTTGGTGATTCAAAGACAACGGGATTATCGTGCCAATGCCATTGATACTCATGAGTGGGATTTAATCTTTCAAGTAGTAGCACAGCAAAAAGTTAGAGGTGATATTGAATACCATACATTGTTGCGGAGTTTGTTTGTGTTTGAATACCGGGATCATCAAGGTGCTTGGTTTGCTGTCAACCCAGTTTTAGCAGAGACACAGAGATTCAAGTCATGGCTGAAGGATACCCAGTAG
- a CDS encoding DUF6575 domain-containing protein, translating to MSFLPKKTILGQLEIIEVYDFYDKPVLFSCKNKSGLIFIVVCVDSSDFAEIWLYAPVSSSRFQDINYGAVELRDIFTNTEDAFVYLVEIPYEDGLNAIVKPIDCQEIQEDYLPSLGQIIELENNSNNEIELIAKYKKREIIDLILQFPDEETKEAPVGELGLILYSLQEILDAIGQIKLGKSASHIIQPEVKEQTQIVISGVFSGSFGMRLEGTVYTEDTLGLDESFLGQCLKEFIQLINLGATQDELQAKLNILNQKTARKYTEFLKALTRIGISKLHIDWASPEHPKKTGEIELETVRKALDIIGKTKIKAEAEIRVNVKLVQINYKNRKTTLQEVGSRKTYKCLIADSAINDVETICKASVYEATIQDYVILSAVVGKEKHGYELLGLKLSTSPEFTEVKS from the coding sequence ATGAGTTTTTTGCCTAAAAAGACAATACTAGGACAGCTTGAAATCATAGAAGTTTATGACTTTTATGACAAGCCAGTATTGTTTTCTTGCAAAAATAAATCTGGATTAATTTTTATTGTTGTCTGTGTAGATAGTTCCGACTTCGCCGAAATATGGTTGTACGCGCCTGTATCTTCATCCAGATTCCAGGATATAAACTATGGGGCTGTCGAACTGAGAGATATATTTACTAATACTGAAGATGCTTTTGTTTACTTAGTAGAAATACCTTATGAAGATGGGTTAAATGCTATCGTCAAACCCATTGATTGTCAGGAAATACAAGAAGATTACCTACCATCTCTGGGTCAAATAATTGAATTAGAAAATAACTCTAACAACGAAATCGAGTTAATTGCTAAATATAAGAAAAGAGAAATTATAGATTTAATTTTACAGTTTCCAGATGAAGAAACTAAAGAAGCTCCTGTGGGAGAATTAGGTTTAATTTTATATTCACTACAAGAAATCCTGGATGCCATAGGACAAATAAAATTAGGTAAATCAGCAAGTCATATAATACAACCAGAGGTTAAAGAACAAACTCAAATAGTTATATCTGGAGTTTTTAGCGGATCTTTTGGGATGCGTTTAGAAGGAACTGTGTATACAGAAGATACTTTGGGATTAGATGAGTCTTTTTTAGGGCAATGCTTAAAAGAATTTATACAACTAATAAATCTTGGAGCAACCCAAGATGAATTACAGGCGAAATTAAATATACTAAACCAAAAAACTGCACGTAAGTACACTGAATTTTTAAAAGCTTTAACTAGAATTGGTATAAGCAAATTACATATAGATTGGGCTTCTCCTGAACACCCAAAGAAAACAGGAGAAATAGAATTGGAAACTGTACGCAAGGCTCTTGATATCATCGGTAAGACAAAAATAAAAGCAGAAGCAGAAATTCGGGTGAATGTAAAATTGGTGCAAATTAATTACAAAAATAGAAAAACGACTTTACAAGAAGTTGGTTCTAGGAAAACATACAAATGTCTCATAGCAGATTCGGCTATTAATGATGTCGAAACAATTTGCAAAGCGTCAGTCTATGAAGCGACTATTCAAGACTATGTAATATTATCTGCTGTGGTTGGTAAGGAAAAGCATGGTTATGAGTTGTTGGGACTAAAGTTATCAACAAGCCCAGAGTTTACGGAGGTGAAGTCTTAA
- a CDS encoding CHAT domain-containing protein gives MIPPTINPSSHAAVTLIEQGKTLYDAGRFAEAVQVLQQASQAYRQQGDDLRLAATLSNLSLAYQQLGDWQQAQQVITESLDLLRGKNQQVFAQSLDIQGRLQLAMGKPEVALATWQQAAEIYRQSKNHHSEIRSQINQAQAWRTQGFYRRAVKILLEVGQKLQSQPDSLEKAVGLRSLGDALMVVGDLTESRTALEQSLAVAQRLRSPTEIAASLFSLGNHARTKLQMPEAIAYYQQIITTSAPPLTKIQAQINHLSLLLENQQHTQAQALVPSIQTQINQLSPSRASIYAQINFAQSLMKMGVEPIAIGKTLPPLTTHNLALLLANTVKQARNLGDTRAEAYALLSLGGLYEQNQQWAEAKTVTQQALIMAQGSNAPDIIYRLEWQLGRLLWAQKNIPEAITAYDAAVATLKSLRSDLVAVNQDVQFNFRDSVEPIYRQSVELLLQSRPEKVDEKTLDKARQRIEALQLAELDNFFREACLQGQTVQLDKVVDQDNPTAAIFYPIILPQQIQVIVKIPNKPLQHYSTDISETEVNKVLSGLRKNLVNPTATKAIKAQAQQVYNWLIKPIAPQLATSGVKTLVFVPDGAFRNLPLATLYDGKEYLVEKYAIALSVGLQLLDPKPLERRQLRALTAGLTQPPPNFPDFAPLPAIKSEVDLIASAGVSTTSLLDQKFTRQALEKEVNTVSFNVVHLATHGQFSSRAENTFILASDGPINVTQFDTLLRSRERIQPGAIELLVLSACQTAVGDNRATLGLAGVAVRAGARSTIASLWQIDDQSTALFIGEFYRGLKSSDITKAEALRRAQMKLLKHPNYKAPSYWSAYVLIGNWL, from the coding sequence ATGATTCCTCCCACGATTAATCCCTCCAGCCATGCAGCTGTCACTTTGATAGAACAGGGTAAAACCTTATATGATGCTGGGCGTTTTGCCGAAGCAGTGCAGGTATTACAGCAAGCATCTCAAGCCTACAGACAACAGGGTGATGATCTTAGACTGGCAGCAACTTTAAGTAATTTGTCTTTAGCCTACCAACAACTAGGGGACTGGCAACAAGCCCAACAGGTAATTACTGAGAGCTTGGATTTACTCAGAGGCAAAAATCAGCAAGTATTTGCCCAATCTCTAGATATTCAAGGCCGTTTACAACTAGCAATGGGTAAACCAGAGGTAGCTTTAGCGACTTGGCAACAAGCAGCAGAAATTTATCGACAAAGCAAAAACCATCATAGCGAAATCCGATCGCAAATCAATCAAGCCCAGGCATGGCGTACCCAAGGCTTTTATCGTCGGGCTGTCAAAATCTTATTAGAAGTCGGGCAGAAGTTACAATCACAACCAGATTCTTTAGAAAAAGCCGTAGGATTGCGATCGCTTGGTGATGCCTTAATGGTAGTCGGAGATTTAACCGAGTCGCGCACAGCCTTAGAGCAAAGTTTAGCAGTTGCCCAGCGCTTGCGATCGCCAACAGAAATTGCTGCCAGTTTATTCAGCTTGGGCAATCATGCCAGAACCAAACTGCAAATGCCAGAAGCGATCGCTTATTATCAACAAATCATCACCACATCAGCCCCACCCCTGACAAAAATTCAAGCCCAAATCAATCACCTCAGCTTGCTGCTAGAAAATCAGCAACACACACAAGCTCAAGCTTTAGTACCCTCAATTCAAACCCAAATCAACCAACTCTCCCCCAGTCGCGCCAGCATCTACGCTCAAATTAACTTTGCCCAAAGTCTCATGAAAATGGGTGTAGAACCAATAGCAATAGGAAAAACCCTGCCCCCACTGACAACTCACAACCTAGCCTTATTACTAGCCAATACAGTTAAACAAGCGCGGAACTTGGGTGATACCAGGGCTGAAGCCTACGCACTTTTGAGTTTAGGTGGTTTGTACGAACAAAACCAGCAATGGGCAGAAGCCAAAACCGTCACCCAACAAGCATTAATCATGGCTCAGGGTAGCAATGCCCCAGATATTATCTATCGTTTAGAGTGGCAATTGGGTAGACTGTTATGGGCGCAAAAAAATATCCCGGAAGCAATTACCGCTTATGATGCGGCGGTAGCCACCCTCAAATCGTTGCGTAGTGACTTAGTAGCCGTCAACCAAGATGTGCAATTTAACTTTCGGGATAGTGTAGAACCTATCTATCGTCAATCAGTAGAGTTATTGTTGCAGTCTCGTCCCGAAAAAGTAGATGAAAAAACACTAGATAAAGCCCGTCAACGGATTGAAGCTTTACAACTGGCAGAGTTAGATAACTTTTTTAGGGAAGCTTGTCTGCAAGGCCAGACTGTGCAACTTGATAAAGTGGTAGATCAAGATAACCCAACTGCCGCAATTTTTTACCCGATTATCCTACCGCAACAAATTCAAGTCATCGTCAAAATTCCTAACAAGCCCCTCCAACATTACAGCACCGACATCAGTGAAACAGAAGTAAACAAAGTTCTCAGTGGATTACGCAAAAATCTAGTAAATCCCACTGCCACCAAAGCGATTAAAGCACAAGCCCAACAGGTTTACAATTGGCTAATCAAACCCATCGCTCCACAACTAGCCACCAGTGGAGTCAAGACTCTGGTATTTGTGCCAGATGGCGCTTTTCGGAATTTACCACTAGCCACTCTCTATGATGGTAAAGAATATTTAGTCGAAAAATATGCGATCGCTCTGAGCGTTGGTTTGCAACTCCTCGATCCCAAACCCTTAGAACGCAGGCAACTCAGAGCCTTAACTGCCGGACTAACCCAGCCTCCACCCAATTTTCCCGACTTTGCCCCCCTACCTGCAATCAAGTCAGAAGTGGATCTAATTGCCAGCGCGGGAGTCTCCACCACCAGCTTGCTAGACCAGAAATTCACTCGTCAAGCCCTAGAAAAAGAAGTTAATACAGTTTCCTTTAACGTTGTCCATCTGGCAACTCATGGTCAATTTAGTTCTCGTGCGGAAAATACCTTTATTTTAGCCTCTGATGGCCCCATCAACGTTACCCAATTCGACACCCTCCTGCGTAGTCGAGAACGCATCCAACCAGGAGCGATCGAATTATTAGTTTTAAGTGCTTGTCAAACAGCAGTTGGAGATAATCGCGCCACCCTGGGTTTAGCTGGAGTCGCTGTCCGCGCCGGGGCGCGTAGTACAATAGCATCCTTATGGCAAATTGATGATCAATCAACAGCCTTATTCATCGGGGAATTCTATCGCGGACTCAAAAGTAGTGACATCACCAAAGCCGAAGCCCTCCGCCGCGCTCAGATGAAATTACTCAAACATCCAAACTACAAAGCGCCGAGTTATTGGTCTGCTTATGTGTTAATTGGTAATTGGTTGTGA
- a CDS encoding glycoside hydrolase family 10 protein has translation MKTFVEWCEDFLLRKVYQIQKQTWFAIIMIFSLVTTVMLSLPVNAQITPSSSLTSELRGVWLTNIDSDVLFESDRLKKSLQRLDELNFNTVYPAVWNWGYTLYPSKVAAKVIGKSLDPTPGLQGRDMLKEIVDQGHKRGLTVIPWFEFGFMAPADSLLAKNRPQWLTNRSDGTRIVKEGTHNRVWLNPFRPDVQQFIQDLIIEIVSNYDIDGIQFDDHFGLPSELGYDAYTVALYKREHGGKAPAKNPKDTEWVRWRASKITNFMQRVFKAIKAVKKDCLVSVAPNPQRFSYDYFLADWQKWERMGLIEELVLQIYRDDLNVFVKELEYPEVKAAKQHIPVSVGILAGLKNRSVPMQQLKTQVQKVRDRNFAGVSFFFYETLWNLSQETPSQRQNGFEQIFSQPAKYPNIITGWKP, from the coding sequence ATGAAAACATTTGTAGAGTGGTGTGAGGATTTTTTGTTACGGAAAGTTTATCAAATTCAAAAGCAGACATGGTTTGCAATCATCATGATTTTCAGCTTGGTAACTACAGTGATGCTATCGTTACCTGTGAATGCTCAAATCACACCTAGTTCATCACTGACATCTGAGTTAAGAGGAGTGTGGTTAACTAATATTGATAGTGATGTACTATTTGAGAGCGATCGCCTAAAAAAATCCCTACAACGCCTTGATGAACTTAACTTCAACACAGTGTATCCGGCGGTATGGAACTGGGGATATACACTTTATCCTAGCAAAGTGGCAGCAAAGGTAATTGGCAAATCCCTCGATCCCACTCCAGGATTACAAGGGCGAGATATGCTCAAGGAAATCGTCGATCAGGGACATAAACGGGGGTTAACCGTCATTCCTTGGTTTGAATTTGGGTTTATGGCTCCGGCTGATTCGCTGCTAGCTAAAAATCGTCCCCAATGGCTGACTAATCGCAGTGACGGTACTCGCATCGTCAAAGAAGGCACACATAACCGAGTTTGGTTAAATCCTTTTCGTCCTGATGTGCAACAATTTATCCAAGATTTAATCATAGAAATCGTCAGCAACTACGATATTGACGGGATTCAATTCGATGATCATTTCGGCTTACCCTCAGAACTGGGCTATGATGCCTACACAGTGGCTTTATATAAGCGAGAACACGGAGGAAAAGCCCCAGCCAAAAATCCTAAAGATACTGAGTGGGTGCGTTGGCGAGCCAGTAAAATCACCAACTTCATGCAAAGAGTTTTTAAAGCCATCAAAGCTGTTAAAAAAGATTGCTTAGTTTCCGTGGCTCCTAATCCCCAACGCTTCTCCTACGATTACTTTTTAGCAGACTGGCAAAAATGGGAACGCATGGGACTAATTGAAGAATTGGTATTGCAGATTTATCGAGATGATTTGAATGTGTTTGTCAAAGAATTAGAATATCCAGAAGTCAAAGCAGCTAAACAACATATTCCTGTGAGTGTGGGGATTTTAGCTGGGTTGAAAAATCGCTCTGTACCCATGCAACAGCTAAAAACTCAAGTGCAGAAAGTACGCGATCGCAATTTTGCTGGAGTCTCTTTCTTTTTCTACGAAACTCTCTGGAATTTGAGTCAAGAAACACCATCACAACGACAGAATGGCTTTGAGCAAATTTTCTCTCAACCAGCAAAATATCCCAATATTATCACAGGCTGGAAACCTTAA
- a CDS encoding phosphate-starvation-inducible PsiE family protein — translation MPQRIIIKINSWFNRDRIVNNLEFFQDIIIISLCVGLFCVMLIRLGDMFLSFLRPLDLREVTSDILFILILVELFRLLIDYLQSQKISVGAAAEITIVSALREVILRGVLEIPRDQLLGISIFLLVLAGILMALPWISRFFEHVRITDVESVAETTELMSDLKAD, via the coding sequence ATGCCCCAAAGGATAATTATCAAGATAAATAGCTGGTTTAATCGAGATAGAATTGTCAATAATCTAGAATTTTTTCAAGATATTATTATTATTTCTCTTTGCGTCGGCTTATTTTGTGTTATGCTGATCCGCTTGGGAGATATGTTTTTGTCATTTTTGCGTCCATTAGATTTACGGGAAGTCACATCAGATATTTTATTTATTTTGATCCTAGTAGAATTATTTCGCTTATTAATTGACTATTTGCAATCACAAAAGATATCAGTAGGCGCAGCCGCAGAAATTACCATAGTTTCCGCATTACGAGAGGTAATTTTGCGTGGTGTTTTGGAAATTCCCCGTGATCAGCTTTTAGGAATTTCGATATTCTTGCTAGTTTTAGCAGGAATTTTAATGGCGTTACCTTGGATCTCTCGCTTTTTTGAACACGTGAGAATCACTGATGTTGAATCAGTAGCAGAAACCACAGAGTTAATGTCTGATTTAAAAGCAGATTAA
- the nifV gene encoding homocitrate synthase, translating into MNQVLINDTTLRDGEQAAGVAFNLEEKIAIAKFLNAIGVQEIEVGTPAMGKTEQQAIATITNLDLSAHLLGWNRAVISDIQASIACGLQRVHISVPVSTIQIAAKFQGQWQVVFQKLQDSISFAVDQGLFVSVGGEDSSRAEESFLLDVVLAAQEWGASRFRFCDTVGILDPFTTHTQVKQLVTSLSIPIEMHTHNDFGLATANALAGIKAGALSVNTTVNGLGERAGNAALEEVVMALKHIYHYDLEIDTRRLPEISQLVASASGYDVPPWKAIVGENTFAHESGIHAHGVLQNPHTYEPFAPEEVGRERRLVVGKHSGRHLLSSVLQQHGIILNHEETQSVLDAVRQESVQKKRSLTSQELLSLVQVQQHSRAC; encoded by the coding sequence ATGAACCAAGTTTTGATTAATGATACGACGCTCCGCGATGGAGAACAAGCAGCTGGCGTTGCTTTTAACCTAGAAGAAAAAATAGCGATCGCTAAATTTCTCAACGCGATTGGTGTGCAGGAAATTGAAGTGGGAACCCCAGCAATGGGTAAAACAGAACAACAAGCGATCGCCACAATTACTAACCTAGATTTATCAGCACATCTACTCGGCTGGAACCGGGCTGTAATTTCTGATATTCAAGCTTCTATTGCTTGTGGTTTACAACGAGTACATATATCTGTTCCTGTTTCCACAATTCAAATTGCTGCCAAATTTCAAGGACAATGGCAAGTAGTTTTTCAAAAACTCCAAGACAGTATTAGCTTTGCTGTAGATCAAGGACTTTTTGTATCTGTCGGTGGCGAAGATTCATCTAGAGCTGAAGAAAGCTTTCTGTTGGATGTTGTACTCGCAGCTCAAGAATGGGGTGCATCTCGATTTCGCTTTTGTGACACAGTAGGTATTCTTGATCCCTTCACAACACACACCCAGGTGAAACAGTTAGTCACATCCTTATCTATACCCATAGAAATGCACACTCACAATGATTTCGGTTTAGCTACCGCCAACGCTCTCGCCGGAATCAAAGCAGGTGCTTTATCAGTAAATACTACAGTTAATGGTTTAGGCGAAAGAGCCGGAAACGCAGCTTTAGAAGAAGTTGTGATGGCTCTTAAACATATATATCACTATGATTTAGAAATAGATACAAGGCGTTTGCCAGAAATATCTCAATTAGTAGCTTCAGCATCAGGTTATGATGTACCGCCTTGGAAGGCAATTGTCGGTGAAAATACTTTCGCTCACGAATCAGGAATTCATGCTCACGGTGTACTACAAAATCCCCATACCTATGAGCCATTTGCACCAGAAGAAGTTGGTAGAGAAAGGCGTTTAGTCGTAGGTAAGCATTCTGGTAGACATCTATTATCTAGTGTGTTGCAACAACACGGCATTATTTTGAATCACGAAGAAACGCAATCTGTATTAGATGCAGTGCGACAAGAATCTGTACAGAAAAAACGCAGCCTCACCTCACAAGAACTTTTGTCTCTAGTTCAGGTACAACAACATTCTCGTGCTTGTTGA
- a CDS encoding Uma2 family endonuclease gives MISVDKNYSVGTILPLENGDKLTRAEFEHRYHAMPHIKQAELIEGVVYLASPVRAKKHGKPHSHIMTWLGTYEAATLGVETLDNTTVRLDADNEPQPDALLRIENGGQSSITDDDYLAGAPELIVEIAASSASYDLHEKLKVYRRNQVQEYLVWRVYDHQFDWFKLQAGAYIPIEPNPDNIICSQVFPGLWLAKSALLAGDLAQVLAVLQQGLSTQEHQSFVQKLSESSISQKQ, from the coding sequence ATGATATCTGTTGATAAAAATTATTCTGTTGGGACAATTTTGCCCTTAGAAAATGGTGACAAGCTCACTCGTGCTGAATTTGAACACCGCTATCATGCTATGCCTCATATCAAGCAAGCAGAATTAATTGAAGGAGTTGTTTACTTGGCATCACCTGTAAGAGCGAAAAAACACGGTAAACCTCATAGTCACATTATGACTTGGTTAGGCACATATGAAGCTGCTACTCTAGGAGTAGAAACACTGGATAATACTACAGTGCGTCTCGATGCTGACAACGAACCTCAACCAGATGCTTTATTAAGAATTGAAAACGGAGGACAATCATCCATTACTGATGATGATTACTTGGCAGGAGCGCCCGAATTAATTGTAGAAATTGCGGCTTCTAGTGCTTCCTATGATTTGCATGAAAAATTAAAAGTTTATCGTCGTAATCAAGTTCAAGAGTATTTAGTTTGGCGAGTGTATGATCACCAATTTGACTGGTTTAAGTTGCAAGCAGGTGCATATATTCCCATAGAACCAAATCCAGATAATATCATTTGCTCTCAAGTTTTCCCTGGTTTATGGTTAGCTAAATCAGCACTATTAGCAGGAGATTTAGCTCAAGTATTAGCTGTTTTACAGCAAGGATTATCTACACAAGAGCATCAATCTTTTGTGCAAAAATTGAGTGAATCATCCATCAGCCAAAAACAATAG
- a CDS encoding Uma2 family endonuclease has product MISTQINSALLTIPPLENGDKLTRAEFERRYHAMPNLKKAELIEGVVYVASPLRIKSHGEPHAYVMGWLATYKAATPGVGLADNTTVIIDADNEPQPDALLRIENGGQSSITDDDYLAGAPELIVEIAASSASYDLHEKLKVYRRNQVQEYLVWRVYDHQFDWFKLQAGAYIPIEPNPDNIICSQVFPGLWLAKSALLAGDLAQVLAVLQQGLSTQEHQDFVQSKY; this is encoded by the coding sequence ATGATATCTACTCAGATAAATTCTGCTCTTTTAACAATTCCGCCCTTAGAAAATGGTGACAAGCTCACTCGTGCTGAATTTGAGCGACGTTACCATGCTATGCCTAATCTCAAGAAAGCAGAATTAATTGAAGGAGTTGTTTACGTGGCATCACCATTGAGAATCAAAAGTCATGGAGAACCTCATGCTTATGTTATGGGTTGGTTAGCTACATACAAAGCAGCGACCCCAGGCGTGGGTTTAGCTGACAATACGACAGTCATCATAGATGCTGACAACGAACCTCAACCAGATGCTTTATTAAGAATTGAAAACGGAGGACAATCATCCATTACTGATGATGATTACTTGGCAGGAGCGCCCGAATTAATTGTAGAAATTGCGGCTTCTAGTGCTTCCTATGATTTGCATGAAAAATTAAAAGTTTATCGTCGTAATCAAGTTCAAGAGTATTTAGTTTGGCGAGTGTATGATCACCAATTTGACTGGTTTAAGTTACAAGCAGGTGCATATATTCCCATAGAACCAAATCCAGATAATATCATTTGCTCTCAAGTCTTCCCTGGTTTATGGTTAGCTAAATCAGCACTATTAGCAGGAGATTTAGCTCAAGTATTAGCTGTTTTACAGCAAGGATTATCTACACAAGAACATCAAGATTTTGTCCAAAGTAAATATTAA
- a CDS encoding ATP-binding protein: MLSLRVRMRTTPIPQSKNVNLDLSTPLQLIGRSGEFQRIVEVLAQDGDLLITGVPGSGRRTLVRGGAEEVGAVVLEVDCIRATDGGRFLQLLAEAISQNWQPEKIHNWVTQTESEFFGFHPESKLKLLRPLSEKQLWQAFELLLELPQIMAIDLNQRVVLILQSFPHIRSWDRNGLWEITFRRKIKAHTHVSYVLIATIAETGNYADEDNYPLETLQLPPLSRDILAMWAREILHTAKLTFDPRSAALQLFLDAAQGHIGDAIALIRRLQTSTRADGLISEQDVQQAIEGLLKDLSMTYESLLMLLPANQVHLLECLALDPTEKPQSKDYIQKHGLSRGGSLQGALTGLQHKGLIYGAEQGYRLALPLLALWLQQRLS, from the coding sequence ATGCTATCCCTTAGAGTGAGGATGAGAACTACCCCTATACCTCAAAGTAAAAACGTGAATCTGGATTTATCTACACCATTACAACTGATTGGGCGCTCAGGAGAATTTCAGCGCATTGTTGAAGTCCTAGCGCAAGATGGTGACTTGTTAATTACTGGAGTACCCGGTAGTGGGAGACGTACTTTAGTCAGAGGAGGTGCAGAAGAAGTCGGTGCTGTTGTGCTGGAGGTAGACTGTATCCGCGCTACCGATGGTGGGAGATTTTTACAGTTATTAGCAGAAGCGATTAGTCAAAATTGGCAACCAGAGAAAATTCACAACTGGGTTACTCAAACTGAGAGTGAGTTTTTTGGCTTTCATCCCGAAAGTAAGCTGAAATTATTGCGTCCCCTCAGCGAAAAACAGCTATGGCAAGCATTTGAACTATTGCTAGAGTTGCCGCAAATCATGGCTATTGATTTAAATCAGCGCGTAGTGTTGATTTTACAGAGTTTCCCCCACATCCGTTCATGGGATCGCAATGGTTTATGGGAAATAACATTCCGGCGTAAAATCAAAGCACACACTCACGTCAGTTATGTTTTGATTGCCACCATTGCTGAGACAGGGAATTATGCAGATGAAGATAATTATCCCTTAGAAACCTTACAGTTACCACCCCTCAGTAGAGATATCCTGGCAATGTGGGCGAGAGAAATCTTACATACAGCCAAACTCACATTTGATCCGCGTTCCGCAGCACTGCAATTATTTTTAGACGCAGCACAGGGACATATTGGTGATGCGATCGCTTTAATTCGCCGCTTGCAAACTTCTACTCGTGCTGATGGGTTGATTAGCGAGCAAGATGTTCAACAGGCGATCGAAGGATTGCTCAAAGATTTATCAATGACTTATGAATCTTTACTCATGTTACTACCAGCTAACCAAGTACATCTTTTAGAATGTTTAGCTTTAGATCCTACAGAAAAACCTCAAAGTAAAGATTACATTCAAAAACACGGACTTTCTAGAGGTGGTAGCCTCCAAGGTGCGCTAACTGGTTTACAACATAAAGGTTTAATTTATGGTGCAGAACAAGGTTATAGATTAGCACTACCATTATTAGCTTTGTGGTTACAACAAAGATTGAGTTGA